In Dioscorea cayenensis subsp. rotundata cultivar TDr96_F1 chromosome 9, TDr96_F1_v2_PseudoChromosome.rev07_lg8_w22 25.fasta, whole genome shotgun sequence, a genomic segment contains:
- the LOC120269441 gene encoding protein OCTOPUS-like, with protein MNLLQFESNAYLQRATASSHTCERHPDELVTGFCASCLRERLAGLESQASTARRNSTSSSSSSAFKSLFFKSNPNAPLRRCKSFSCGRGDGFSASFEPQRKSCDVRGRSTLWSLFNQDDQLRGGVGGEIEIDSCGVAAPVLEDEDEAEIRPVEPELVVETTGEITREEEEEEVVEKGDNLEQPELKPMKDHIDLDSQTQAKKPPAKERKEITGGFWTAASVFSKKLQKWRRKQKLKKQRSSKAGNGMPMEKPSSSRRFRDTQSEIAVDAFGRRSCDTDPRFSLDIGRISLDYSWDEPRASWDGYLIGGRAALSRFPPPMLSVMEDRPAAVVQRADGQIPVEEDSIIPGGTVQTRDYYLDSSSSQRRRRSLDRSNSVRKLSVEINEAKAVSNTKVSPASVAAKSHLGHNGIKSERGDSRELSYNSLRDDCCESFDSAYRDPCKGGQPKKSKSWSKRWSIWGFIHWRSGNKGGANNVVERSFSESWPELRRQGSNGKMLRCNSNVSSRHSFSSSTGFGSMRRSSVETNGHGKKKKDEFVLERNRSARYSPSHGDNGLLRFYLTPMRGSRRNGAVAKSRNSSSQFFTRSMLQLY; from the coding sequence GTCATCGTCGGCGTTTAAGTCGCTGTTCTTCAAGAGTAACCCCAACGCGCCGTTGCGCCGGTGTAAGTCCTTCTCTTGTGGCAGGGGAGACGGGTTCTCGGCTTCGTTTGAGCCGCAGAGGAAGTCTTGTGACGTTCGTGGCCGGAGTACGCTCTGGTCGTTGTTCAACCAGGACGATCAGCTGAGAGGAGGGGTTGGTGGGGAGATCGAGATCGATTCGTGTGGTGTTGCGGCTCCTGTGcttgaggatgaagatgaagctgAAATCAGGCCGGTGGAGCCTGAGCTAGTTGTGGAAACTACTGGGGAGATCACgagagaggaggaagaggaggaggtggTAGAGAAAGGAGATAACTTGGAGCAACCGGAGTTGAAGCCTATGAAGGATCATATAGATCTTGACTCCCAGACTCAGGCTAAGAAGCCGCCGGCGAAGGAGCGGAAGGAGATCACCGGGGGATTCTGGACGGCGGCCTCGGTTTTCAGTAAGAAGCTTCAGAAATGGAGGAGAAAACAGAAGCTTAAGAAGCAGCGTAGCAGTAAGGCTGGGAATGGGATGCCAATGGAGAAGCCGTCGAGCTCTCGGAGGTTCCGGGACACCCAGTCGGAGATTGCTGTGGATGCGTTTGGCCGGAGATCCTGCGACACCGACCCGAGGTTCTCTCTGGACATTGGTCGCATCTCGTTAGATTACTCTTGGGATGAGCCGAGGGCGTCCTGGGATGGTTATCTGATTGGGGGAAGAGCTGCATTGTCTCGTTTTCCTCCTCCGATGCTCTCCGTCATGGAGGACCGACCTGCCGCCGTTGTCCAGAGAGCTGACGGTCAGATCCCCGTGGAGGAGGATTCCATCATCCCCGGAGGAACCGTGCAGACCCGGGACTACTACCTTGATTCCTCCTCGTCTCAGCGCCGGAGACGCAGCCTCGATCGATCAAACTCTGTTCGGAAGTTATCGGTTGAGATCAATGAGGCAAAGGCTGTGTCCAACACCAAGGTTTCTCCGGCCTCCGTTGCCGCAAAGTCGCACCTTGGGCACAATGGGATTAAGTCTGAGCGTGGTGATTCGAGAGAGTTGAGCTACAATTCTCTGAGGGATGATTGCTGTGAGAGCTTTGATTCTGCTTATAGAGACCCCTGCAAAGGGGGGCAGCCTAAGAAATCCAAGAGTTGGAGCAAAAGATGGAGCATTTGGGGGTTTATACATTGGAGGAGTGGAAACAAGGGAGGTGCTAATAATGTGGTTGAGAGGTCATTCTCAGAGTCATGGCCGGAGCTCCGGAGACAGGGTTCTAATGGCAAAATGTTGCGGTGCAATAGCAATGTGAGTTCGAGGCATTCGTTCAGTAGCAGCACTGGGTTTGGGAGCATGCGGCGGAGTAGTGTCGAGACCAATGGGCatggcaagaagaagaaggatgagttTGTCTTGGAGAGAAACAGGAGTGCTAGGTATTCTCCAAGCCATGGTGATAACGGTTTGCTAAGGTTTTACTTGACACCGATGCGAGGTAGCCGGAGGAACGGTGCTGTCGCGAAGAGCCGAAATAGTAGCTCTCAATTCTTCACAAGAAGCATGTTGCAATTGTACTAA